Proteins encoded within one genomic window of Setaria italica strain Yugu1 chromosome IV, Setaria_italica_v2.0, whole genome shotgun sequence:
- the LOC101782284 gene encoding golgin subfamily A member 5 — MAGILAWAADVVGGAGASDDEADGARAAASAAMTPEQRLRAADLDARAASMRRAIQDLRLRVPPPHVAQRLPHLHAHSLASSAALALQLNAHSSTKEQAQQREITLQEENAAYEKALSDCRQKIQERQMEISQLQSNLKEMEVAEHNLKAQLEDALKEQEATQHKVSTTASETTENALLEAESSLNLKSKDLEEKKRELELLNNKVQTIEKEWSVVEEESLKNPTPEQREKVLERQLHSLIEQLTSKQAQAEILITDVRAKEKELERLNHLHRNLHSSANETSAPRNRFSRGLLSAPEDYYGAKAGRRLYQPDLRTEGQKRMMVLRSAIVLYVLLLHIVVFIKISV, encoded by the exons ATGGCGGGCATCCTGGCATGGGCAGCCGACgtggtcggcggcgccggcgccagcgacGATGAGGccgacggcgcgcgcgccgcAGCCTCGGCCGCGATGACCCCGGAGCAGCGGCTCCGCGCCGCCGACCTTGACGCGAGGGCGGCATCGATGCGGCGCGCGATCCAGGATCTGCGCCTCCGGGTGCCCCCGCCGCACGTCGCGCAGCGGCTGCCGCACCTCCACGCGCACTCActcgcctcctccgcggcccTCGCCCTCCAGCTCAACGCGCACTCCTCCACCAAGGAGCAG GCCCAGCAGAGAGAAATAACTCTCCAAGAAGAAAATGCAGCCTATGAGAAAGCTCTATCAGACTGTAGGCAGAAAATTCAGGAAAGGCAGATGGAGATCAGTCAGCTTCAAAGTAATTTGAAG GAAATGGAAGTAGCGGAGCATAATTTAAAGGCACAGCTTGAAGATGCTCTGAAGGAGCAAGAGGCTACTCAGCATAAAGTATCAACTACAGCTTCTGAAACAACTGAAAATGCTCTACTGGAAGCTGAATCATCGCTCAATCTTAAGTCTAAAGACTTggaggagaagaaaagagagtTG GAACTATTGAATAACAAGGTGCAAACAATAGAGAAAGAGTGGTCTGTGGTTGAAGAAGAATCTTTAAAGAATCCCACTCCtg AGCAAAGGGAGAAGGTCCTGGAGAGACAACTACACAGCCTAATTGAGCAGTTGACGTCCAAGCAA GCTCAAGCAGAAATCCTAATCACGGATGTACGTGCCAAAGAAAAGGAGCTGGAACGGCTGAACCATTTGCATAGAAATCTTCACAGCAGTGCCAATGAAACAAGCGCACCACGGAACCGATTCAGCAGAGGTCTTTTGAGTGCCCCTGAAGATTATTATGGTGCCAAAGCGGGTCGGAGACTGTATCAACCTGACCTTAGAACAGAAGGCCAGAAACGGATGATGGTTCTTAGGTCCGCAATTGTACTGTATGTTTTGCTGCTTCATATCGTCGTTTTCATAAAGATATCAGTTTGA